In Thermodesulfitimonas autotrophica, the following proteins share a genomic window:
- a CDS encoding peptidoglycan DD-metalloendopeptidase family protein — translation MRRSSVFIVVILLLLTGVVLSGRAVAQPDEWLGAAPEPAAPVLSLPTYYRVAAGDTLCGIARRYGVGAALIAQANGLSLSDPIYAGQYLVVPAGGLTYRVVPGDTLWDIACRYGVPVEELLRANGLDAGAPLLVGTELLVPVSLDAPETQDRGDREPLSWPVLGPVSSPFGLRDGRPHEGIDIAALAGTPVRAAAGGRVVYAGPAGTYGLLVILQHDDVRTTYYAHCNEVYVVPGQTVAAGEVIATVGNTGRSTGPHLHFEVRVNGTPYDPVPFLRS, via the coding sequence ATGCGCCGGAGCAGCGTTTTTATTGTTGTTATTCTTCTTTTGCTCACGGGGGTAGTCTTAAGCGGCCGGGCGGTTGCCCAGCCTGACGAGTGGTTAGGCGCGGCGCCCGAGCCGGCGGCGCCTGTTTTAAGTCTGCCAACCTACTACCGGGTTGCGGCAGGTGACACCCTTTGCGGGATTGCCAGGCGTTACGGCGTTGGTGCGGCGCTCATCGCGCAGGCGAATGGCTTATCGCTTTCCGACCCGATCTATGCAGGCCAGTATCTAGTGGTGCCTGCGGGCGGGCTTACCTACCGGGTCGTTCCGGGCGACACTCTCTGGGATATTGCCTGCCGTTACGGGGTGCCGGTCGAAGAGCTGTTGCGGGCGAACGGTCTTGATGCCGGCGCGCCCCTGCTTGTCGGCACCGAGTTGCTGGTACCCGTATCCCTGGACGCACCGGAGACTCAAGACCGTGGGGATCGCGAACCCTTGAGCTGGCCGGTGCTGGGTCCGGTTTCTTCGCCTTTCGGTTTGCGGGACGGGCGGCCGCACGAGGGGATAGACATCGCTGCCCTGGCGGGCACGCCCGTACGGGCCGCCGCGGGGGGACGGGTAGTCTATGCCGGCCCGGCAGGAACTTACGGTCTGTTAGTAATTCTCCAGCACGACGACGTGCGCACAACCTACTACGCCCACTGTAACGAGGTTTATGTAGTCCCCGGGCAGACGGTTGCAGCCGGCGAAGTCATTGCCACGGTAGGGAATACCGGCCGCTCAACAGGCCCCCACCTCCACTTCGAGGTGCGGGTAAACGGCACCCCTTACGACCCGGTACCTTTCCTCCGGAGTTAG
- the rho gene encoding transcription termination factor Rho → MYPGNDLESKTVAELYKIAKELEIPGYYRLRKQELIYEIRKARMEKEGVMYAQGILEILPDGYGFLRPFKYLPSNEDIYVSSSQIRKFDLRTGDLVAGQVRRPKEGERYLALLRVERVNDTDPAALAERIHFDSLTPLYPYERIRLETEPHKFSTRIIDLISPLGKGQRGLIVAPPKAGKTTLLKEIANSITTNHPEIHLIILLIDERPEEVTDIERSVRAEVVSSTFDEPPENHVKVAEMVLERAKRLVEHKHDVAILLDSITRLARAHNLVVPPSGRTLSGGVDPAALHKPKRFFGAARKLEEGGSLTILATALIETGSRMDDVIFEEFKGTGNMELVLDRRLAERRVFPAIDVQRSGTRKEELLLSREELELVWYFRRATNQMTPWEAMEHLLEEIRRTRSNADLLRNFQAFKQVSGDKVDLEFIAPRRDANLG, encoded by the coding sequence TTGTATCCAGGTAACGACCTCGAGTCGAAAACCGTGGCCGAGCTTTACAAGATAGCGAAGGAACTTGAGATTCCCGGTTACTACCGGCTACGGAAACAGGAATTAATTTACGAGATAAGGAAGGCGCGGATGGAGAAAGAGGGAGTGATGTACGCACAGGGGATCCTTGAGATTCTTCCCGACGGTTACGGCTTCTTGCGGCCTTTTAAATATCTTCCTTCGAACGAAGACATCTACGTTTCTTCGTCCCAGATCCGGAAGTTCGACCTGCGTACCGGGGATCTGGTGGCCGGGCAGGTGCGGCGCCCCAAGGAGGGCGAAAGGTACCTGGCCCTCCTGCGGGTGGAGAGGGTGAACGATACCGATCCCGCCGCACTTGCCGAGCGGATTCACTTCGACAGCCTCACCCCCCTCTACCCCTACGAGCGGATTCGCCTGGAGACCGAACCCCACAAGTTCTCGACCCGGATCATCGACCTGATCTCCCCTCTCGGGAAGGGTCAGCGCGGGCTCATCGTGGCGCCGCCCAAGGCGGGCAAAACCACGCTTTTAAAGGAGATCGCCAACAGCATCACTACAAACCACCCGGAGATCCACCTCATCATCCTGCTCATCGACGAGCGCCCGGAGGAGGTTACCGATATCGAGCGCTCGGTCCGGGCCGAAGTGGTGAGCTCCACCTTCGACGAGCCGCCGGAAAACCACGTCAAGGTGGCGGAGATGGTCCTCGAGCGCGCCAAACGCCTCGTCGAGCACAAGCACGACGTGGCGATTTTGCTTGACAGCATCACGCGCCTGGCGCGGGCGCACAACTTGGTGGTGCCGCCAAGCGGGCGCACCTTGTCGGGCGGCGTTGACCCGGCAGCGCTGCATAAGCCGAAGCGCTTCTTCGGGGCTGCGCGGAAACTTGAGGAGGGGGGCAGCCTTACAATTTTAGCCACGGCGCTGATCGAAACGGGCAGCCGGATGGACGACGTCATCTTTGAGGAGTTTAAGGGAACCGGCAACATGGAGCTGGTTCTCGACCGGCGCCTGGCGGAGCGCCGGGTCTTTCCGGCGATCGACGTGCAGCGGTCCGGGACGCGCAAGGAGGAGCTGTTGCTTTCGCGGGAGGAGTTAGAGCTCGTCTGGTACTTCCGGCGGGCTACCAACCAGATGACGCCCTGGGAGGCGATGGAGCACCTTCTTGAGGAGATCAGGCGCACCCGGAGCAACGCCGACCTGCTGCGGAATTTCCAGGCTTTTAAGCAGGTGAGCGGCGATAAGGTTGACCTGGAGTTCATTGCCCCGCGCCGTGATGCTAACCTGGGCTGA
- the fsa gene encoding fructose-6-phosphate aldolase, translating into MKLFLDTANVDEIRHAASLGVIQGVTTNPSLIAKEGRDFKEVIREITAIVDGPISAEVLSLDTAGMVAEAEELAAIHPNVVIKIPITAEGLQAVKALKAKGIRTNVTLVFSANQALLAALAGAAFVSPFVGRLDDVGHDGIALVAEIAEIFGYYDLPTEIIAASIRHPLHVTAAARAGAHIATIPYKVLLQMIKHPQTDEGIRRFMADWAGMKK; encoded by the coding sequence ATTAAGCTTTTTCTTGACACGGCAAACGTAGATGAGATCCGCCATGCCGCATCCCTCGGGGTGATTCAGGGCGTAACTACCAATCCCTCTCTGATTGCCAAAGAAGGGCGCGATTTCAAGGAAGTAATCCGGGAAATTACCGCTATCGTCGACGGGCCGATCAGCGCGGAAGTTTTAAGTCTCGACACAGCGGGAATGGTTGCCGAGGCCGAAGAGCTGGCCGCAATTCACCCTAACGTGGTGATCAAGATCCCGATTACTGCCGAAGGGCTGCAGGCGGTTAAGGCGCTTAAGGCCAAGGGGATCAGGACCAACGTTACCCTTGTTTTTTCGGCCAACCAGGCTCTGCTTGCAGCGCTCGCCGGGGCGGCTTTCGTGAGTCCTTTTGTAGGGCGCCTTGATGATGTAGGCCACGACGGGATAGCCCTTGTAGCCGAGATTGCCGAGATTTTTGGCTACTACGATCTCCCTACCGAAATCATTGCGGCCAGCATCCGTCACCCCCTTCACGTCACTGCGGCCGCCAGGGCGGGGGCGCACATCGCCACGATTCCCTATAAGGTTTTGCTGCAGATGATCAAACATCCTCAGACCGATGAGGGTATCAGGCGGTTTATGGCCGACTGGGCCGGGATGAAAAAGTAG
- a CDS encoding class II fructose-1,6-bisphosphate aldolase — protein MPLVTTAHLLQAAAAGGYAVGAFNCNNMEIVQAIITAAEAENAPVILQASQGAIKYAGLDFIAALAKTAIGRTRVPVALHLDHGTSFEQVVRCVAAGFSSVMIDGSRLPFAENVALTKQVVSVARAVGISVEAELGRIGGTEDNISVAEAEAFFTDPDEAARFVAETGVDALAVAIGTAHGRYKGEPRLDFERLSQIAAKVKIPLVMHGSSGVPADAVREAIRRGIRKVNIDTDIRQAFTEKVRAVLAAAPDEIDPRKILGPAREAAVEIIREKIRIFGSANRANEV, from the coding sequence ATGCCCTTGGTGACGACGGCGCACCTCTTGCAGGCGGCGGCGGCCGGCGGTTATGCCGTCGGTGCCTTTAACTGCAATAACATGGAGATTGTGCAGGCAATCATTACGGCGGCGGAGGCGGAGAATGCGCCGGTCATCCTGCAGGCCAGCCAGGGGGCGATCAAGTACGCCGGGCTTGACTTCATCGCTGCGCTGGCGAAGACCGCTATCGGGCGGACCAGGGTGCCGGTGGCCCTGCACCTCGACCACGGGACAAGCTTCGAGCAGGTAGTCCGCTGCGTGGCCGCCGGTTTCAGTTCGGTAATGATCGACGGTTCGCGCCTTCCTTTTGCCGAGAACGTAGCGCTTACCAAGCAGGTCGTGAGTGTTGCCCGCGCCGTGGGCATCTCGGTTGAGGCGGAGCTCGGGCGCATCGGCGGCACCGAGGACAACATTTCGGTGGCCGAGGCGGAGGCTTTCTTTACCGACCCGGACGAGGCGGCCCGCTTTGTGGCGGAAACAGGGGTTGACGCCCTCGCTGTGGCTATCGGTACGGCACACGGCCGCTATAAAGGGGAGCCGCGTCTCGACTTCGAGCGCTTAAGCCAAATTGCGGCGAAGGTTAAAATCCCGCTGGTGATGCACGGCTCGTCCGGCGTTCCGGCGGATGCGGTTCGGGAGGCGATCCGGCGCGGCATTCGGAAGGTGAACATCGATACCGATATCCGGCAGGCCTTCACCGAAAAGGTGCGGGCGGTTCTTGCTGCTGCCCCCGACGAGATCGATCCCCGGAAAATTTTGGGGCCGGCGCGGGAGGCGGCGGTAGAAATAATCCGGGAAAAAATTCGCATTTTCGGTAGCGCAAACCGGGCAAACGAGGTATAA
- a CDS encoding response regulator, with protein MSYILVIDDEPLICWLVEEALRESGYRVKTAPDWQKGLSLAREEAPALVLVDLKLPGKSGVAVLDELARLAPGVPGVLITGEPGEVSVPQAAFVLRKPFDLSDLRRLVQEMVPLSGKP; from the coding sequence ATGTCTTACATCCTCGTGATCGACGACGAACCGCTTATCTGCTGGCTGGTTGAAGAGGCTCTGCGCGAGAGCGGCTACCGGGTGAAAACGGCGCCCGACTGGCAGAAGGGGTTATCTCTTGCCCGGGAAGAGGCTCCGGCTCTGGTCCTCGTAGATCTGAAGCTGCCGGGGAAAAGCGGGGTTGCGGTGCTTGACGAGCTGGCGCGCTTGGCTCCCGGAGTCCCGGGGGTGCTGATTACGGGCGAGCCCGGGGAGGTATCTGTCCCGCAGGCTGCCTTTGTGCTGCGGAAACCTTTTGACTTGAGCGACCTGCGCCGGCTGGTGCAAGAAATGGTGCCGCTGTCAGGCAAACCATAA
- a CDS encoding Yip1 family protein: MEIGNGTGRLGLLELVHGVLFSPAATFRAVGGAPPLKEAAFIFFLLTLGNSLAGSFLLRSNFAGIPGANVTEVTRVVTGLLPAFVLIAIVFAAAKWFLYSALFHFLAGLLGGRGNPRGTLVVCALAGLPGIFLVPVELALDILKVAAVPAAALGGLVGLGVLVWEVILLVIGLREVHRFTTGSAVITVLLPLAVLVCLFVIFVIGIVVSAGALLPSFSLG; encoded by the coding sequence ATGGAGATCGGTAACGGAACAGGCCGGCTGGGCCTGTTGGAACTGGTTCACGGTGTTCTTTTCAGCCCTGCTGCTACTTTCAGGGCCGTCGGTGGGGCACCGCCTTTGAAAGAGGCGGCGTTTATCTTTTTTCTGCTGACGCTTGGCAACTCCCTCGCCGGGTCGTTTCTGCTGCGTTCAAACTTTGCGGGCATACCGGGTGCCAACGTTACGGAGGTAACCCGGGTGGTTACCGGGCTTTTGCCCGCCTTTGTTCTTATAGCGATAGTCTTTGCCGCGGCGAAATGGTTTCTGTACAGCGCCCTTTTCCACTTCCTCGCAGGGCTCTTAGGTGGCCGGGGCAACCCGCGGGGAACGCTTGTGGTCTGCGCCCTGGCGGGGTTACCGGGTATTTTCCTGGTGCCGGTTGAGCTGGCGCTGGACATCCTGAAGGTCGCCGCGGTGCCGGCTGCCGCCCTGGGGGGCTTAGTAGGGCTCGGCGTTCTTGTCTGGGAAGTTATTCTCCTGGTGATCGGCCTGCGGGAGGTGCACCGCTTTACTACGGGGAGTGCGGTCATTACGGTGCTGCTGCCGCTTGCGGTTTTGGTCTGCCTTTTCGTGATTTTTGTTATCGGCATAGTGGTTTCCGCCGGTGCACTCCTCCCGTCATTTTCATTAGGCTGA
- the sppA gene encoding signal peptide peptidase SppA, whose protein sequence is MMKKLIGALVLGLLIVSVVVAAAVSGGRTPGARGVGGGGKIGIIYIEGIITAGETDGGLFGGRTSGTGGILDALRRAEEDPGVKAVVLRIDSPGGTAAASQEVARAVERVKRAGKKVVTSMADVAASGAYWVAAGSDCIFANPATITGSIGVLIETFEMTGLYGKLGVSKQTIKSGPYKDMGSESRPMTPQERAIFQGMVNDIYAQFIDRVAIGRKMRREKVLSLADGRVFTGRQAKEVGLVDELGDLRDAVRYAGRLAGIKGEPEVVNLGPGRFPWESLLRGVTGDSFFSSRMLPVWLLGPQLAPERGIIYGDR, encoded by the coding sequence ATGATGAAAAAGCTGATCGGCGCGCTCGTTTTAGGGCTCCTCATTGTTTCTGTGGTGGTGGCTGCCGCAGTGAGCGGTGGCCGGACGCCCGGAGCGAGAGGTGTGGGGGGCGGCGGGAAGATCGGCATTATTTATATCGAAGGGATAATAACTGCCGGCGAGACGGACGGAGGGCTGTTCGGCGGCAGGACTTCGGGTACCGGCGGAATCCTCGACGCCCTGCGCCGGGCAGAAGAGGATCCGGGCGTGAAGGCCGTTGTGCTGCGGATCGACAGCCCCGGTGGGACGGCGGCTGCTTCCCAGGAGGTGGCCCGCGCGGTCGAGCGGGTAAAGCGAGCCGGCAAAAAGGTGGTGACCTCGATGGCGGACGTGGCCGCTTCGGGGGCTTACTGGGTGGCGGCCGGCAGCGACTGCATTTTCGCTAATCCCGCCACCATAACCGGCAGTATCGGGGTCCTGATAGAGACTTTCGAGATGACCGGGCTTTACGGGAAGCTTGGCGTTAGTAAGCAAACGATCAAGAGCGGCCCGTACAAGGATATGGGCTCCGAGAGCCGGCCGATGACGCCGCAGGAACGGGCCATTTTTCAGGGGATGGTGAATGACATCTACGCGCAGTTTATCGATCGGGTGGCAATAGGACGGAAAATGCGCCGGGAAAAGGTTTTATCTTTAGCCGACGGGCGGGTGTTCACCGGCCGGCAGGCGAAAGAGGTCGGACTGGTCGATGAGCTCGGCGACTTGCGCGACGCGGTCCGTTACGCCGGGCGGCTGGCCGGAATAAAAGGTGAGCCGGAAGTCGTTAACCTGGGCCCCGGCCGCTTCCCCTGGGAAAGCCTGTTGCGGGGCGTTACCGGTGACTCCTTCTTTTCTTCCCGCATGCTACCGGTCTGGCTCTTGGGTCCCCAACTCGCACCGGAGAGGGGTATAATCTATGGAGATCGGTAA